From the genome of Syntrophales bacterium:
CGGAAAAGTCAAAGGGGGAAAACACCTTTTGAGATAAAATTACCTTGACAAAAATACCATAAATTGCTACGGGGAGAACCCGGACGGAAGCTTATTACATACAAAAACATTTTAAATCATTTCGTGAATATCCTTGAATAATAATTCCTTTTCCCAACAATCAGAGAGCAGCAAATTTACCAGAAGACTATTTCTCAAATGCGCTGGTTTTCTTGGTTTTTTTGCATGTACTTACACCACCTTCGGCTGGAAAAATGTCCTTGCCAAGCCTCTTCCCGGTTCCAGTAATGGTTTCACGAGAAATGGCCTTGGCGCTCCTTTTGGTATCTCCTTAGATTCAGCAGGTAACATATACGTGACAGATCCTGCCCGCTATCAGGTCCGTGTCTATGACGGAACCGGATCCTTCCGATATTCCTTCGGGCACCCGGGAAAGGCCAGGGGAAATCTGAATTATCCCAAGGGTATCGCCGTTGACGGACAGGACCGCATCTTCGTTGTTGATGCTAACAATGGAAGAGTTCAGGTCTTTGACAGGGAAGGTAAGGTTATTTACGTAATCGGCAGTCTCGGCGCCGCTGCGGGGTTTTTCTATACACCTCAAGGGATCGCCGTAGATCAGGAAGGGAAAGTATACATTGCAGATACCAGGAACCATAGAGTTCAGGTCTTCCGGGGCATGGCAGTCGAGATGGTCATCGGAAAATTGGGAGACAGGGAAGAGGAGTTCAGGTTGCCCACCGCGGTTGCAGTGAGTGAGGACGGAAGGATCTGGGTGGTTGACAGCAAGCATGGCAAGGTCAAGCTCTTTGATCGGCAGGGGAAGTTTCTCGGCAGCATCGGACGTCAGGGGAGCGGAAAAGGAGAATTTAACAATCCCCAGGGCATTGCCATGGATAAGGCAGGCAATCTTTATGTCTCAGATACGGGAAATAATCGTATTCAGAAGTTTACAAGAGATGGAAATTTCGTTGCATCCTACGGTAGAAAGGGGAGTAAAGAGGGAGAATTCAACAAGCCGGCGGGTATCTATGCCGGTGATACGAAAATATACGTAGCTGATACTTTTAACCGGCGGATTCAGATACTAAAGATTGTCTCTTAGTCCAGAGGAGAACTTTGAAAATTGTCTTCGCACGTGCTCAAAACATTCTTTCGACCATGCACCATCTCGCTTCGCTGCGATGGCATGGTACCCGAAAAAATCTTTGATTCGCCCGGAACGTCGCCAATTTTCAGTTTTTCAAAGGTCTCCATAAGAGCTTATCGAAAGGAATAAGCAAAATGGCTTATGGGTTCATGGAGTGGTTTACCCTCCTTTTTCTGATAGTTTTTTATTTCAGCATCGAGATCTACCAGGCACGGAGGCGGCAGGGGGGCAGGATTATCTCTTTTCATGATTCCCCTCTTCCCCTAAGAGAATTGCTGGGAGTCAGGGCGAGGGTTGAGCTGGAAAGCGGAGAGATCGTTGATGCGGATATCTCCGGTTGCAACCTTTGTATGGAAAGATTTGAGGTGGGGGACAGCGTGTATCTGTGCCGGGGAAAGGACGGATACGTAGTCAATCTCCCGTTATTGGCGGGAACCAGACGGAAGAAAGGTGGTTTCTGCGCTACTTCCCCTCGTAGGGAAGAAAAGACCATAAGCTCAAAAATGACAGCATCGTAAAAAGTAAATTTTCCCCTCCCCCGGCGGGAGGGGATTAAGGGGAGGGGGAAATAACATCTGGAAATACGGCCCATTATCACCCCCACCCTAACCCTCCCCCATCAAGGGGGAGGAGGTTTTGGACTTTTTACGAGTTCATCAAAAATAGACGGCAGATAAAAAATGGAAATTTTAGGCTACATTAACCTCGCCATCTTCATCACGGCTATGCTCCTGATGCTCTTCAGGAAACTTAACTTCCCCGTGCAGACAGTGCTTATCGCCGTTTCTCTGGTCTGTCTTGTTGTCGGCGCCGTATTCAGATCATTTACAGAAGGCTGGGTCGGGGTGATACTCTTGCCCAACGAAATGATCGGAGGGATCATCCTCCATCCGATAACGGCACTCCTGGCAGGTCTCTTCCTCGCCGGGGCATTGACCGCCTCCGGCGGATTCGGCGCGTTAAAGATACTTATAAACAAGCTCCGCAAAACCCCCATCGGTCTGGCCGGAACTCTGGTCATACTGATTCAGCTTCCCGTGATCGCCTCTTTGCCCTGTGGCAGGATTATAGGGGCCGCTCTCCTTCCCCTTCTTTTTGCCTTTGGCTTTGAAGGGGGGATGGGGTTGTTGACCAGGGCTCAGTTAATTGTCCTGATCGGTTCCTTCGCGAGGAACGCCTTTGGCTCATGTGGGCCGTCGCCAATTGGCGGTGTCGGCCAGATCGGGGAAGGATTTCTTGGCGCCTTTTTCCCCACCGCGGCAGAGGGAATTCTCCGGGCGCCGCAGGCATTTTCCCTGATGTTGGGCACGGCGATAACCGCCCTTTTTCTCAAGTTCATCTCCATGAAACTCTACCCGAACGATGTTTCCTTGAGAGACCTTCCGGAGGGAGGAATGGAAAAGAAGGAAGAAAGCGAGGCCAGGGGTTCCTTCCGGGGATATCTTTCTTTAATGATCTTTCTTGCCTCCTTGCTTATCAGTATCTTCCAGCCCTTCGGTAAGATGCCCGTACAAACCGTCCTTGTAGCCGGGGGGATCCTGATGATTATCCTCTGCCGGATCACGATCCGGGACCTGATGGGCGGCATTATCCTGCTGCCCGTTTCGGCGATGGCGGCAGGTTTTCTGGCCGCAGGAGCTCTGGCCGCTACCGGTGGATTCAACGCCCTGGGCAATATCCTGAAGGGCTTTTCCAATATCCCATTCCTCGGCATTGCCGGGATGCTGGCGATATTCGTGCAGATTCAAACCATTCTGCCCCTATCCTGCAGTCGTATATTGACCGCCGCTTTGGTCCCTGTGCTCTATCTCTTTGGGCCGGCGAAGTTCGATCTCATTACCTGGCCCCAACTGGCGATCGTAATGGCTGCCTACATGATAAACGCCACTACCTCCTGCGGGCCTTCCCCCCTGGGTGGAGCAGGGATGATGGCCGAGGGAACCATGCGCGCCGAAACCGGTTATATCAAGGGCGCCTTCACCTTCTCCTCCATGGCTGTCATGGCCCCTCTGGCGGCTATCTACATGAAATTTCTGACTCTCTCTTCCTTTCCCGTCTCCGGCTTACAATTTGAGAGAAATGTCTGGATGATCATAGGGTTTACCGTTATCATCTTTGCTGCTAACGCTGTTATGGTTAAATTTACCAATATCTTTCTGTCCGGTAATGTTAATAGAAACTGGTGGTATCAATTACTGGGCTTTGTGATCCCCGGGGCTATAGGAGGGGCGATCCTTGCTTTTTGTTTATACGAAACGGCTTTTCTTCCTATTATTCAGGGGACTATCGGCGGGATCATTGCTGCACTGCTGATCGGCCTGATGGTTCCAAAACGTCTCGGTCCGACGGAAACATTGTAGAAGTTGGAAGTTGGAAGTGCCTAAAATTGGAAGTTATTTAACTTTAGGCACTTTAGGCAATTCTAACTTTAGGCACTTTTAAAAAATTATGCTTACCTTTCTCACATTTACATTTGTAGGCGGTTTATCGGGGGCGATAATAGCTTTTGCCCTGGATATGAAGAGTCCCAAAGAAATCTTCCAGGGGGCGGTGGGGGGAATAATCGCCGGTTTCTTAATGTCTTTAATGCTACCCCATTAGTTAATCCCGAAAGTAAGTCTTTCCTTAATTCGGGA
Proteins encoded in this window:
- a CDS encoding NHL repeat-containing protein, which produces MNNNSFSQQSESSKFTRRLFLKCAGFLGFFACTYTTFGWKNVLAKPLPGSSNGFTRNGLGAPFGISLDSAGNIYVTDPARYQVRVYDGTGSFRYSFGHPGKARGNLNYPKGIAVDGQDRIFVVDANNGRVQVFDREGKVIYVIGSLGAAAGFFYTPQGIAVDQEGKVYIADTRNHRVQVFRGMAVEMVIGKLGDREEEFRLPTAVAVSEDGRIWVVDSKHGKVKLFDRQGKFLGSIGRQGSGKGEFNNPQGIAMDKAGNLYVSDTGNNRIQKFTRDGNFVASYGRKGSKEGEFNKPAGIYAGDTKIYVADTFNRRIQILKIVS